In Chitinivibrionales bacterium, a single window of DNA contains:
- a CDS encoding FlgD immunoglobulin-like domain containing protein, whose product MKTRNSLLLLSAFIILSTSLPLRATRVIANWDMVPFQVFDSSINVGVVAFHETGVDVEFKVNGTLVQRATDPTCNSAVNVYEYWVTLHAADYADGPISVTATAFPDGSGHTARTLDTLRLYANSHGTLTNSNIAWVDCDNGSDATGTGVQTGPYQTIEKGYKLVGAGGTVYLKASKNYKLSTKLASKNYRYWTTIMAAPGLAAGDVVIAGYTEDGTSTGRFGENMVHWKNVSVYGDNAPGYGTIFYFESGNDIWFDGVTLYDKRGQYNGSNPFGGNSPYRTYLTDCTVRDLMNVQTYPFLRNATIKRIGSDIYRPANNLTAINIDIDSVGFKSDSTGAHPDFVQFYNPGDTVDNVIVYNNKAVNMSTQGLFGADCRNFAVVNLLFEKDPDTSYAISQMSGVWDHVLLWHTTFVDGGIILIDDPVTAKSNYSALDNIFNTFGCDSVKTLPNSTIAYNHFDTLFWNQPVPMGTNFTKGNPEFVDTSDADDDYRIKTTSPCYQSGTPIPGVPADLNGNLWDPVHPDRGCYSTYQSGVKSGPKGSQMLKGPSMMIRRNSLLYGGHIELLANLDRSQPVKILIHDCQGRLVRTLYSGWMGQGQHEIIWDGKNANGMPVSGRIFFAAMILQKGMVNAPVAVIR is encoded by the coding sequence ATGAAAACTAGAAACAGTCTTCTCCTGCTGTCCGCGTTTATTATCCTGTCAACCAGCCTTCCCCTTCGCGCCACCCGGGTCATCGCCAACTGGGATATGGTGCCCTTCCAGGTCTTCGACTCCAGCATCAACGTGGGCGTGGTGGCGTTTCACGAGACCGGCGTCGACGTGGAGTTCAAAGTGAATGGAACCTTGGTCCAGCGGGCCACCGATCCCACCTGCAACAGCGCGGTCAATGTTTACGAGTACTGGGTGACCCTCCATGCGGCCGATTATGCAGACGGACCAATAAGCGTGACCGCCACCGCCTTTCCCGACGGAAGCGGCCATACGGCGCGGACGCTCGACACGCTCAGGCTTTATGCGAATTCCCATGGAACTTTGACAAACAGTAATATCGCCTGGGTCGATTGCGACAACGGCAGCGACGCGACCGGGACCGGCGTCCAAACCGGCCCGTACCAGACCATTGAGAAAGGATACAAACTGGTCGGCGCCGGCGGTACCGTTTACCTGAAGGCAAGCAAGAACTACAAGCTAAGCACCAAGCTGGCGAGCAAAAATTATCGATATTGGACCACCATCATGGCCGCGCCCGGCCTGGCCGCCGGCGACGTGGTGATCGCCGGCTACACCGAAGACGGCACGAGCACGGGCAGGTTCGGCGAGAACATGGTGCACTGGAAGAACGTCTCCGTGTACGGCGACAACGCGCCCGGCTACGGGACCATTTTTTATTTCGAAAGCGGCAATGACATCTGGTTCGACGGCGTGACGCTGTACGACAAGCGCGGCCAGTACAACGGCAGCAACCCGTTCGGCGGCAACTCGCCGTACCGGACGTATCTCACCGACTGCACGGTGCGCGACCTGATGAACGTACAGACCTATCCGTTCTTGCGCAACGCCACCATCAAGCGGATCGGCTCCGACATTTACCGTCCCGCGAACAACCTCACGGCGATCAACATCGACATCGACAGCGTGGGGTTCAAGAGCGACAGCACCGGCGCGCATCCGGACTTTGTCCAGTTTTACAACCCGGGAGACACCGTCGACAACGTCATTGTGTACAACAACAAGGCCGTCAACATGTCGACCCAGGGGCTGTTCGGCGCGGACTGCAGAAATTTCGCTGTTGTCAATTTGTTGTTCGAAAAGGACCCGGACACCTCGTATGCCATTTCCCAGATGAGCGGCGTGTGGGACCATGTGCTTTTGTGGCACACCACGTTCGTGGACGGCGGCATCATCCTCATCGACGACCCGGTGACGGCAAAGTCGAATTACAGCGCGCTGGACAACATCTTCAACACGTTCGGGTGCGACAGCGTAAAGACGCTTCCCAATTCCACAATAGCCTATAACCATTTCGACACGCTGTTCTGGAACCAGCCGGTCCCGATGGGAACGAATTTTACGAAGGGTAATCCGGAGTTTGTTGACACGAGCGACGCCGACGATGATTACCGGATCAAGACAACATCGCCGTGCTACCAGAGCGGAACGCCGATTCCGGGCGTGCCGGCGGACCTGAATGGAAACCTGTGGGACCCGGTGCACCCGGACCGCGGCTGCTACAGCACGTATCAGAGCGGGGTGAAAAGCGGGCCGAAAGGTTCACAAATGTTAAAAGGGCCTTCCATGATGATACGCCGGAATTCGCTTCTTTACGGAGGGCATATCGAACTCCTGGCGAATCTTGACCGGAGCCAGCCCGTAAAGATTCTCATCCATGATTGCCAGGGCAGGCTCGTAAGGACGCTGTACAGCGGATGGATGGGGCAGGGGCAGCATGAAATTATATGGGACGGGAAAAATGCAAACGGGATGCCGGTGAGCGGAAGGATATTCTTTGCGGCAATGATTTTACAAAAAGGAATGGTGAATGCGCCGGTAGCAGTGATTCGATAA